The following coding sequences lie in one Loxodonta africana isolate mLoxAfr1 chromosome X, mLoxAfr1.hap2, whole genome shotgun sequence genomic window:
- the LOC135228921 gene encoding uncharacterized LOC128031833 homolog — MDSLTEQRLTSPNLPAPHLEHYSVLHCTMTLDVQTVVVFAVIVVLLLVNVILMFFLGTR; from the coding sequence ATGGACAGTCTGACAGAACAGAGACTGACATCTCCCAATCTGCCGGCCCCCCACCTGGAACACTACAGTGTTCTGCATTGCACCATGACCCTGGATGTGCAAACTGTAGTTGTTTTTGCCGTGATTGTAGTCCTCCTGCTTGTCAATGTCATACTCATGTTTTTCCTGGGAACCCGCTGA